A genome region from Sphaeramia orbicularis chromosome 19, fSphaOr1.1, whole genome shotgun sequence includes the following:
- the znf646 gene encoding zinc finger protein 646 isoform X3, with translation MAVQDLGRATGFACKQCGLIYPNMPSLLDHMDAHLEQEEDRKFKCDECGRGYRHAGSLANHKKTHDVGSFQCNICGKENSNALALKSHLRSHTSQKKYSCSDCGKAFRLASQLMTHERVHQVKRAKEDLCRKADVEGAENENQHEVESKQLHHFHEQSPSVGTSTNNSSDEDKTEEVYNAQSETDDSANRPFRCNICGKSYIHLRSLTNHKKTHQTGMFECTVCFKLFNNMAALYSHQRSHKSKSRTEPDSVDEPYMDTSADQFSPQSQDAPVNFCHLCQVLFPNDKEFQEHIQMHNSSSMSFGLQDSLPENHNLSYDNSIASPQSNFYVSPMSNIPSASSIDNHGAYDLPAEQITNNGHIYSNCSNNQTSSSNSTQGEPPVITANILSPALVHTQNSNNTSEMEETSTGDSDERPFKCQICYKSYRHSGSLINHKRSHQVGIYQCSICRKSYPHLAALKSHLRLHKGQPASFSLNSEGDWLSSEPLTVENQHGCYSQEEEEVDDGHPALVNEQENGLDHSNGALYHEQYNQEFSQDMTVQLPHNDHLMQRHMCADCGETFADIAGIKSHSCPRLQQQHDTTNSDYDSNAHFQDSNGHCAAGNSGSSVEFHGMNGSHDYYEQNFHENLSRDHMTSSGAGDDTEEEDDDEDDDGDLYHCSICGNSYTSMRALRSHLRGHTQSHGTPASSGPSSMSSHEEMKDDEPGEMMICSTCGESFVNTQDLISHQLLHSTDQGDNRLQINNSDSSRGKEEAQSVICGSCGIFCTSFHHLTNHGCSAERKNEPTKCEKETEVNEDTCREDTSVVKDTVDTEERQYQCEQCGRSYRHAGSLLNHKKSHKTGVFRCLVCQKRFYNLLALKNHQRSHFDIKRYTCHECGKAFKIQKQLLNHLRRHKENQAKIRELNNQIQALMRMNGTRSDGGMQSLTTNASQAFTHKQRPREKTGETKREPSVKSENTDDQRPFACDQCGRTYRHAGSLVNHRNSHKTGQYYCSVCNNTYSNQLAMKNHLRTHFAFKKHSCQKCGKGFRGKKQLLSHVCAGFRKDGSDGRRGLKSRAFKCKECKQAFPSHDQLTAHTCEGPSASDDAQTSMSPNDKEERPFRCNICNRSYRHAGSLLNHKNTHKTGHFSCTVCSKPFTNPMALRNHTRIHTQKKKYVCLTCGKAFRLASILHNHQKVHNRVAGHFSCPGCGKSFQGKSGLRRHRCRRSQENSTRAGVQQSDRGDKCFIRFPTPSLCRSTPR, from the exons ATGGCTGTGCAAGACCTTGGCAGGGCAACAGGTTTTGCTTGCAAACAGTGTGGCTTGATATATCCCAATATGCCTAGTCTGCTGGACCACATGGATGCGCACCTTGAGCAAGAGGAAGATCGGAAATTTAAATGTGATGAATGTGGCCGTGGCTATCGGCATGCTGGCAGCCTAGCAAACCACAAAAAGACTCATGACGTGGGTTCTTTTCAGTGCAACATATGTGGTAAAGAAAATTCCAATGCGTTGGCCCTGAAAAGTCATCTCCGTAGCCACACTTCACAGAAAAAGTACTCGTGTTCAGACTGTGGAAAGGCTTTTCGTCTTGCTTCACAACTTATGACACATGAGAGGGTTCATCAAGTGAAACGAGCAAAAGAGGATTTGTGTAGGAAGGCAGATGTGGAAGGTGCTGAGAACGAAAATCAACACGAAGTTGAAAGTAAGCAGCTGCATCACTTCCATGAGCAGTCGCCTAGTGTCGGAACTTCTACAAATAACAGCTCAGACGAGGACAAGACAGAGGAAGTTTATAATGCACAGTCTGAGACAGATGACTCAGCCAATCGACCTTTCAGATGCAACATTTGTGGCAAATCGTACATACACCTTCGGAGCTTGACCAACCACAAAAAGACTCACCAAACAGGAATGTTTGAGTGCACAGTGTGTTTCAAACTGTTCAATAACATGGCTGCACTGTATAGTCATCAGAGATCTCACAAGTCAAAAAGTCGCACGGAGCCTGATTCAGTGGATGAGCCTTATATGGACACATCAGCAGATCAGTTTTCACCTCAGAGCCAAGATGCTCCAGTAAACTTCTGCCACTTGTGTCAGGTATTATTTCCCAATGACAAGGAGTTCCAGGAACACATCCAAATGCATAACTCGTCATCTATGTCATTTGGACTTCAGGACAGCTTACCAGAGAATCATAATCTGTCTTATGACAACAGTATTGCTTCCCCTCAGTCAAATTTTTATGTATCTCCTATGAGCAATATTCCATCTGCATCATCAATAGATAATCATGGAGCGTATGATCTGCCAGCTGAGCAAATTACAAATAATGGTCACATTTATTCAAACTGCTCCAATAATCAAACTTCATCTTCCAATAGCACTCAGGGAGAACCCCCAGTCATCACTGCAAACATTCTCAGTCCTGCCCTTGTGCACACACAAAACAGTAACAACACAAGTGAAATGGAGGAGACTTCAACTGGAGATTCTGATGAGCGACCCTTCAAGTGTCAAATCTGCTATAAAAGCTACCGACACTCGGGCAGCCTTATCAACCACAAAAGGTCACACCAGGTTGGGATTTACCAGTGCTCCATCTGTAGGAAAAGCTATCCACACTTGGCTGCGCTGAAAAGTCATCTTCGACTACACAAAGGCCAGCCAGCATCTTTTAGCCTCAACAGCGAGGGGGATTGGCTCTCCTCTGAGCCTCTGACTGTGGAAAACCAACACGGCTGCTACtcacaagaggaggaggaggtggacgaTGGACACCCTGCTCTTGTGAATGAGCAAGAGAATGGTCTTGACCACAGTAATGGAGCTTTGTACCATGAGCAATATAATCAGGAATTTTCCCAAGACATGACTGTGCAGCTACCTCACAATGACCACCTGATGCAGAGGCACATGTGTGCAGACTGTGGTGAAACATTCGCAGATATCGCAGGGATTAAGTCTCACAGTTGCCCACGGCTACAGCAGCAACATGACACCACAAACAGTGACTATGATAGTAATGCACACTTTCAGGACAGTAATGGTCACTGTGCTGCTGGAAATTCAGGCAGTAGTGTGGAGTTCCATGGTATGAACGGTAGCCATGATTATTATGAACAGAATTTCCATGAAAATCTGAGTAGGGATCACATGACCAGCAGTGGTGCTGGTGACGATactgaagaggaagatgatgatgaggatgacgaTGGAGATCTTTATCATTGCTCAATATGTGGAAACAGTTACACCAGCATGAGGGCTCTCAGGAGCCACCTCCGAGGACACACACAGTCCCATGGCACTCCTGCAAGCTCAGGGCCTTCATCCATGTCCTCACATGAAGAAATGAAAGATGACGAACCAGGGGAGATGATGATCTGTAGTACATGTGGGGAAAGCTTTGTTAATACACAGGACTTGATAAGTCATCAGCTTCTGCACAGCACAGACCAAGGAGATAACCGTTTGCAAATAAACAACAGTGACAGTTCTAGAGGTAAAGAGGAAGCACAGAGTGTTATCTGTGGCAGCTGCGGCATCTTCTGCACCAGCTTCCATCATCTCACAAACCACGGCTGCTCAGCAGAGCGGAAAAATGAACCAACAAAGTGTGAGAAGGAAACAGAAGTAAATGAAGACACCTGCCGTGAAGACACAAGTGTGGTTAAAGACACTGTTGATACTGAAGAGCGTCAGTACCAGTGTGAACAGTGTGGGCGGTCATATCGACACGCTGGCTCCCTCCTTAACCACAAGAAGTCCCACAAAACAGGTGTATTCAGATGTCTTGTGTGCCAGAAGCGCTTTTACAATTTGTTGGCTCTGAAAAACCACCAGAGGTCCCACTTTGATATTAAGAG ATATACTTGCCATGAGTGTGGGAAAGCCTTCAAAATCCAGAAACAGCTATTAAACCACCTGAGAAGGCACAAAGAAAACCAAGCCAAAATCCGGGAACTCAACAATCAGATCCAGGCCCTCATGCGGATGAATGGGACCAGGTCAGATGGAGGAATGCAGTCCTTAACCACAAATGCCAGTCAGGCTTTTACCCACAAACAACGGCCTAGGGAGAAGACGGGAGAAACCAAACGGGAGCCGTCAGTCAAATCAGAGAACACAGATGACCAGCGACCTTTCGCTTGTGACCAGTGTGGACGTACGTATCGCCACGCAGGAAGTCTGGTCAACCACAGAAACTCTCATAAAACTGGTCAGTATTACTGTTCTGTATGTAACAACACTTACTCTAATCAGCTGGCGATGAAGAACCACTTGCGCACCCACTTTGCATTTAAAAAGCACTCTTGCCAAAAGTGTGGAAAAGGCTTTAGAGGTAAGAAGCAGCTTTTATCTCACGTCTGTGCAGGCTTCAGGAAGGATGGGAGTGACGGCAGGAGGGGGCTAAAATCTAGAGCCTTTAAGTGTAAAGAATGTAAGCAGGCTTTTCCTTCTCATGACCAACTGACAGCCCATACATGTGAGGGCCCCTCAGCCAGTGATGATGCACAAACAAGCATGTCTCCAAATGATAAAGAGGAGCGGCCGTTCAGGTGCAACATATGTAACCGCAGCTACCGCCACGCAGGCAGCCTCCtaaaccacaaaaacacacacaagacggGACACTTCAGCTGCACCGtctgctccaagcccttcaccaACCCCATGGCTTTACGCAATCACACACGCATCCACACACAGAAGAAAAAGTATGTGTGTCTCACATGTGGAAAGGCCTTCCGCCTGGCGAGCATCCTCCACAACCACCAGAAGGTCCACAACCGGGTGGCCGGTCACTTCAGCTGCCCCGGGTGTGGCAAGAGCTTCCAAGGGAAGTCGGGCCTAAGGAGGCACCGCTGCCGCAGAAGTCAGGAGAACTCGACAAGAGCCGGGGTCCAGCAGTCAGACAGAGGAGACAAGTGCTTCAT ACGTTTCCCGACCCCCTCACTCTGCAGATCCACTCCCAGATGA